The following coding sequences lie in one Aspergillus puulaauensis MK2 DNA, chromosome 3, nearly complete sequence genomic window:
- a CDS encoding cytochrome P450 (COG:Q;~EggNog:ENOG410PIDJ;~InterPro:IPR001128,IPR002403,IPR036396;~SMCOG1034:cytochrome P450;~antiSMASH:Cluster_3.13;~go_function: GO:0004497 - monooxygenase activity [Evidence IEA];~go_function: GO:0005506 - iron ion binding [Evidence IEA];~go_function: GO:0016705 - oxidoreductase activity, acting on paired donors, with incorporation or reduction of molecular oxygen [Evidence IEA];~go_function: GO:0020037 - heme binding [Evidence IEA];~go_process: GO:0055114 - oxidation-reduction process [Evidence IEA]) produces the protein MLNEAALALAVVTILAYCLELLSRALDDPREPPRLAPRIPIIGHALGFLRYGFDYYMLTNQAANTGIYMLGCLTWKVYIAHDPRVANLLAKSKAISLRPFLRHAGKLHGTISDEAYALFDGDLADYFSKRTKELLTPGPALDDQNLRMAQQSLDEVSNMANKEPTIELFQWSKRTVMLATGASLFGAEHPFKNPSIAEAMWTWDEARPGHIFGFDPWGTGYKARTAVFAAFREYFESIPDDASEVIKERHRVLREGGLSEEDAYKLQSTLSNAYFNTIPTLFWTIHDIYCRPELLEDIRQEVSTKAVQRSRDADNGFVLDIAALQTQCHILLSALQETQRTRHAQVGMRMVIEDTLIDGKYFLKKGTALHLPAKSIHRDPSIWGSDAPEYDPYRFVPGYTGEPKTKVMPTAFLPWGSAPWLCPARQFAATEILIIVALMVLRVDLSSVDREWETQPATKSISIATLPHPKEDMRLKVSERREGIGSWSVLLGKNKIRISLSSG, from the exons GCAGCCCTCGCCCTTGCTGTGGTCACTATCCTGGCCTACTGCCTTGAATTGCTCTCGCGAGCCCTCGACGACCCCCGTGAGCCCCCACGACTAGCCCCAAGAATTCCCATCATCGGCCATGCTCTCGGCTTTCTCCGCTATGGCTTCGACTATTACATGCTGACCAA TCAGGCTGCCAACACAGGCATCTACATGCTGGGCTGCCTAACTTGGAAAGTGTACATCGCGCACGACCCGCGCGTTGCAAACCTCCTTGCAAAATCAAAGGCTATATCTCTGCGGCCCTTTCTCCGTCATGCCGGGAAACTGCACGGCACGATCAGTGACGAGGCCTATGCGTTGTTCGACGGCGACCTGGCCGACTATTTCAGCAAGCGCACCAAGGAGCTGTTGACGCCGGGGCCAGCCCTGGATGATCAGAACCTTCGCATGGCGCAGCAGTCGCTGGACGAGGTCAGTAATATGGCCAACAAGGAGCCTACGATTGAGTTGTTCCAGTGGTCGAAGCGGACGGTCATGCTAGCAACGGGGGCCAGTTTGTTCGGGGCGGAGCACCCGTTTAAAAATCCGAGCATCGCAGAGGCAATGTG GACATGGGACGAAGCTCGACCGGGCCATATATTTGGGTTCGATCCCTGGGGCACAGGGTACAAAGCCCGGACGGCCGTGTTCGCGGCATTCAGGGAGTACTTTGAGAGTATTCCGGACGACGCATCGGAGGTGATTAAAGAGCGTCATAGGGTCCTTCGCGAGGGTGGACTGAGCGAAGAAGACGCGTACAAGCTACAGTCGACCCTCAGCAATGCCtacttcaacaccatccctACACTGTTTTGGACGATCCACGACATATACTGTCGGCCGGAGCTCTTAGAGGATATCCGGCAGGAGGTGTCAACTAAAGCTGTGCAAAGGTCCAGGGACGCGGATAATGGCTTCGTACTAGACATTGCAGCGCTCCAGACCCAGTGCCATATCTTGTTGTCTGCACTCCAAGAGACACAGCGCACGAGGCATGCGCAGGTCGGCATGCGCATGGTGATTGAAGACACACTGATCGATGGAAAGTACTTCCTCAAGAAAGGAACTGCCCTGCATCTCCCCGCCAAATCAATCCATAGAGATCCCTCAATATGGGGATCTGATGCTCCTGAATATGACCCCTACCGATTTGTGCCAGGGTATACAGGGGAACCGAAGACAAAGGTCATGCCGACGGCCTTCCTACCTTGGGGCTCGGCGCCGTGGCTATGTCCTGCTAGGCAATTTGCTGCGACAGAGATTCTGATCATTGtggccttgatggtgttgcgCGTGGACTTGAGTTCAGTGGACAGAGAGTGGGAGACGCAACCAGCCACCAAGTCCATCTCGATCGCGACGCTGCCGCATCCCAAGGAGGATATGCGGTTGAAGGTCAGTGAACGCAGGGAGGGGATAGGCTCCTGGTCGGTTCTACTGGGGAAGAACAAGATTAGAATATCACTGTCGTCAGGATAG
- a CDS encoding uncharacterized protein (InterPro:IPR036638;~antiSMASH:Cluster_3.13;~go_function: GO:0046983 - protein dimerization activity [Evidence IEA]) gives MSTNLAGDLSLPSAECQQAPTPAMFRDLCDLDAGAFDSAIDLDSLDFVAASSSDHHRLLGCSLLTGPEGGSCQPCRQNSTTGPWPLLSPLSLANENNTASFTDPNKPRDVSAGGKAKPQSSPCEPRQSGSGPNKLQPGGTGQGRKNKTTKAGQRPHYAVERRYRSTLNERYAALTRTLRSDTLQRICKTEAVDWNIHLEGLKERDMDEQAAGAARQGKTATLSATIEAIGILTKCCQREADELERLRVGVRETREHVRQMVEQSNN, from the exons ATGTCCACCAACCTCGCAGGCGACTTGAGCCTGCCGTCAGCGGAGTGCCAACAAGCTCCCACACCTGCCATGT TTCGGGACCTCTGCGACCTAGACGCCGGTGCCTTCGACAGCGCCATAGATCTCGACTCTCTTGATTTCGTTGCCGCGTCATCGTCTGACCACCACCGTCTTCTCGGCTGCAGTTTGCTGACGGGACCGGAGGGTGGGAGTTGCCAACCTTGTCGACAGAACTCGACGACTGGACCGTGGCCCTTGTTGAGCCCGCTGTCGCTGGCGAATGAGAATAATACAG CGAGCTTCACTGATCCCAACAAGCCCCGCGATGTCTCTGCGGGGGGAAAGGCGAAGCCCCAGTCCAGTCCGTGCGAGCCCCGGCAAAGCGGGTCGGGGCCCAACAAGCTTCAG CCAGGCGGCACGGGCCAGGGGCGGAAGAACAAGACGACCAAGGCAGGCCAGCGACCGCATTACGCCGTTGAAAGACGGTACCGCTCGACGCTCAACGAGAGATACGCGGCACTCACGCGAACCCTCCGGAGCGACACGCTGCAGCGAATATGCAAAACGGAGGCCGTGGATTGGAATATCCATCTGGAGGGATTGAAGGAGAGGGATATGGACGAACAGGCGGCTGGGGCTGCGCGACAGGGGAAGACAGCTACCCTGTCAGCGACCATTGAAGCGATCGGGATTTTGACCAAGTGCTGTCAGAGGGAAGCAGATGAGCTGGAACGCTTGCGAGTGGGTGTTCGCGAGACAAGAGAGCACGTCAGGCAGATGGTCGAACAAAGTAATAATTGA
- a CDS encoding uncharacterized protein (InterPro:IPR011598,IPR036638;~PFAM:PF00010;~antiSMASH:Cluster_3.13;~go_function: GO:0046983 - protein dimerization activity [Evidence IEA]): MASEYAASREDFELFRRFVRVARLLDANNFDELCNQGALTPSPSIRTGNTPRNSGGGDDDDATNGNSSSTSSSEYDDSDEEYYEDDDAMQLQGEAELDVSSTPPRISDQDTQRPPQPRSQRRQPTTRQSSTRAATATAAQRRRQQQEKVKPKRPRPHAAVEKRYRSVVNSKIQQLNALIPASNTFTPGISNGPGASEGTEGTGSQKMPTKSAVLDRGLHYTDHLIATYERYEAEGNELRSKLQQWLDISAVDGDAPGE, encoded by the exons atggcctcggAGTATGCCGCATCGCGCGAGGACTTTGAGCTATTCAGGCGCTTCGTCCGCGTGGCACGGCTGCTGGATGCCAACAATTTCGACGAGCTTT GCAACCAAGGAGCCTTGACTCCTTCCCCCTCGATCCGCACAGGCAATACACCACGCAATagcggcggaggagacgacgacgacgccaCCAATGGCAActcatcctcaacctcatcctccgaaTACGACGACTCCGACGAGGAATACtacgaagatgacgatgcgATGCAGCTGCAAGGCGAGGCCGAGCTCGACGTCAGCAGCACCCCTCCACGGATAAGCGACCAAGACACCCAGCGTCCCCCGCAGCCCCGATCTCAGCGCAGGCAGCCGACCACGAGGCAATCCAGTACCAGAgctgcaacagcaacagcagcccaGCGCCGTCGGcaacagcaggagaaggTAAAGCCGAAGCGCCCCCGTCCCCATGCCGCCGTGGAGAAGCGGTATCGGTCCGTGGTGAACAGCAagatccagcagctcaatGCCTTGATTCCCGCGTCAAACACGTTTACACCGGGAATATCAAACGGGCCGGGTGCATCGGAGGGAACAGAAGGGACGGGGTCACAGAAGATGCCGACCAAGTCGGCTGTCTTGGATAGGGGCCTACACTATACGGATCACTTGATAGCGACGTATGAGCGGTATGAGGCGGAGGGGAACGAGTTGCGGAGCAAGTTGCAGCAGTGGCTGGATATTTCAGCGGTGGACGGTGACGCTCCGGGCGAATGA
- a CDS encoding uncharacterized protein (COG:Q;~EggNog:ENOG410PKKR;~InterPro:IPR017871,IPR027417,IPR003593,IPR011527, IPR003439,IPR036640;~PFAM:PF00005,PF00664;~SMCOG1288:ABC transporter related protein;~TransMembrane:17 (o32-51i63-85o97-118i130-149o155-174i264-283o303-324i383-399o405-425i483-509o521-540i905-927o947-972i1019-1043o1049-1066i1130-1153o1159-1179i);~antiSMASH:Cluster_3.13;~go_component: GO:0016021 - integral component of membrane [Evidence IEA];~go_function: GO:0005524 - ATP binding [Evidence IEA];~go_function: GO:0016887 - ATPase activity [Evidence IEA];~go_function: GO:0042626 - ATPase-coupled transmembrane transporter activity [Evidence IEA];~go_process: GO:0055085 - transmembrane transport [Evidence IEA]), protein MEECLIDVHNLWGPQVQGCGTDFDLTLLFQEIILSIWPLAIAICWALWRILELHIKDSIVASYMLYGAKAVGYISSINLQISLLAVQAFVQTSRTDATIPASCVGIVGSAILATASHYEHTRTPRASTILLLYLGYSTIADALRARTLWSIPDNHISAAVFTLCCACKFGILVAERWRKSVRADRHQPTPDEQADIISRAFLWWIVPLFRTGRKKAALPLTSEKLPDVERKLVRPVVVALKSEGQGARGLKGPSIFHDMFSGRGWMLLSPVVPRLAYIGFTFAQPFLVHRATAYMSEPAGPNIYKIGGGLIGAYAIVYVGIAASQSFYRQCTARVITALRADLVGKIHSHTLKLSSSSASRKSASTLMSADVERFVAGTRDMHECWACIIDVALGLWLLSEQLGVAVAATGGLTVTFLLLTIAILKPAAKRQSKWLRGMENRLAATTQALQTMKGIKMTGIVSVIRGDLVALRKVEVRKLRRFRYILLVVAWAAWIPVIMAPILGFTLYSLAFGHTLTPAVVYQALTIFEIFGNAVAVLINSSIQLATAVASLLRIQGFLLDDNTRHDSRLILSPAAHDDVRSSTAEDETPLLSPAPTDSDDVLLRRLSRRLSRRQAPRVALQLTRASAGWNADTGTIVQDANLAIVSPAVLAVVGPVGSGKTTMLQMLLGEAQTEGGSVALSSSHIGYCSQTPWLINDTVRNNIVGSGPFEERWYNAVIRATALTKDLRGMRHGDSTVVAYEGGSLSGGQKKRVALARAIYCRAPIVILDDPFNGLDGGTEAAVLEAVLGGEGLLRKGNTLVVWATSTAQQVRFADRVISLTQTGGLRKQDSLVKKARGSQVAGEEESKESEENIRASVWRGLSTREIFQEPLLGTLPEEPASAQAIHATAGIYRYYVKFSGRLRFCVFLLLCAIFVFGITFTQYWVARWAESSVRDPNSPQDRYIGVYFALGAVALVAWTAAAAFFVICITQRSADRCHELILDTVLAAPMSFFDSTAAGETINRFSQDMQLIDTELPYDILGTVTQAMVVVGLGGIIIYGSPWSGLAIPAVAIAVYYVQLVYLPTSRQLRVLEIETKAPLFSHFLETLNGLATIRAFGWTADYARQNIETIKASQKPFYLLFSAQNWLNLVLDLITAGLAVVIMCVGVATRSPTNSTLGLALLSASNVGLAAKRLVSYWTKMETSMAAVERVRAFTGETPSELPSKQDTTVGSADDKAWHGEGSITFSKVSAKYIPTSPLVLSSVSFTIQPGQRVAVCGRTGSGKSTLLGALLRLINLHSGSILVDGVDISTMDPNRVRSRFITLPQEPVLVNGTVRHNMQLYVPDCEDSAMIAALQAFGLWETIQAQGGLDVPLAEGHLSHGQRQLFCFARSTLQAGNTVVLDEPSSQIDRGTEEMMDRAIRERFRGHTVLCIAHKLSTILSLDTVIVMDSGCVAETGNPRELLQDRSSLFSKLMQSRPDQHSPSR, encoded by the exons ATGGAGGAGTGCTTGATAGACGTCCACAATTTATGGGGCCCTCAGGTCCAAGGCTGTGGCACGGACTTCGACCTGACACTCCTCTTCCAAGAAATCATCCTATCCATCTGGCCTCTGGCCATAGCAATCTGCTGGGCGCTATGGCGAATATTGGAGCTCCACATTAAGGACAGCATCGTCGCTTCATACATGCTCTACGGAGCGAAAGCT GTCGGCTACATCTCATCAATCAACCTCCAGATCTCGCTCCTCGCCGTCCAAGCCTTCGTACAAACCTCCCGCACCGACGCGACAATCCCAGCAAGCTGCGTTGGGATTGTCGGCAGCGCCATCCTCGCAACAGCATCTCACTACGAGCATACTCGAACACCGCGCGCATCGACCATCTTACTCCTTTACCTGGGCTATTCCACCATCGCGGATGCGCTGCGCGCGCGTACCCTCTGGAGCATCCCGGATAACCACATCTCCGCGGCCGTCTTCACCCTCTGCTGTGCCTGCAAATTCGGGATCCTTGTCGCCGAgcggtggaggaagagcgtGCGTGCGGACAGACATCAGCCCACGCCCGATGAACAGGCGGATATCATATCCCGGGCATTTCTGTGGTGGATTGTCCCGTTGTTTCggacggggaggaagaaagcagCTCTGCCTCTGACGTCGGAGAAGCTTCCAGATGTCGAGCGCAAACTTGTCCGTCCTGTTGTGGTCGCGCTGAAGAGCGAGGGACAGGGCGCCCGCGGTCTCAAAGGGCCTTCCATCTTCCATGACATGTTTTCCGGTCGTGGCTGGATGCTGCTGAGCCCGGTGGTTCCGAGACTGGCGTATATAGGCTTCACGTTCGCGCAGCCGTTCCTCGTCCATCGCGCGACAGCGTACATGTCCGAACCAGCAGGGCCGAATATCTACAAGATTGGAGGAGGCTTGATCGGCGCTTATGCGATCGTCTATGTGGGGATTGCG GCGTCTCAATCGTTCTATCGCCAATGTACTGCGCGGGTCATCACGGCCCTCCGCGCCGACCTGGTCGGGAAGATACACAGCCATACACTGAAACTTAGCTCGTCGTCTGCATCGCGCAAGTCTGCGTCGACCCTGATGAGTGCTGATGTCGAGCGATTTGTGGCCGGCACGCGCGACATGCATGAATGTTGGGCGTGCATCATCGACGTCGCGCTCGGGCTATGGCTGCTTTCAGAGCAGCTCGGGGTTGCTGTCGCGGCGACAGGAGGACTAACAGTGACATTCCTGCTCCTCACCATTGCCATTCTGAAGCCCGCTGCTAAGCGGCAAAGCAAATGGCTCAGGGGCATGGAGAACCGACTCGCGGCCACGACGCAGGCTCTACAGACCATGAAGGGGATCAAGATGACCGGCATTGTGTCGGTCATTCGCGGCGATTTGGTGGCCCTGCGCAAAGTTGAGGTTCGTAAGCTCAGGCGCTTCCGGTATATCTTGCTGGTGGTAGCATGGGCAGCTTGGATTCCTGTTATAATGGCGCCTATCCTGGGCTTCACGCTGTACAGCCTGGCCTTCGGGCACACGCTGACACCTGCTGTTGTGTACCAAGCGTTGACAATCTTTGAAATCTTCGGGAATGCTGTCGCTGTCCTGATCAATAGTTCAATTCAACTGGCCACCGCCGTTGCTTCTCTTTTACGGATTCAGGGCTTCCTGCTCGACGACAACACGCGCCACGATAGTCGACTGATTCTTTCTCCAGCTGCGCACGACGACGTGCGCTCTTCCACGGCAGAGGATGAGACACCATTACTGTCCCCCGCTCCAACCGACTCCGATGATGTGCTTCTCCGCAGACTCAGCCGCCGACTGTCTAGACGACAGGCTCCGCGCGTGGCGCTCCAGCTCACCCGCGCCTCGGCCGGCTGGAACGCAGACACCGGGACGATCGTGCAAGACGCAAATCTGGCCATTGTTTCGCCGGCTGTGCTTGCCGTGGTGGGACCCGTGGGAAGCGGCAAGACGACGATGCTTCAGATGCTGCTTGGGGAGGCGCAGACGGAGGGCGGGTCGGTGGCACTGTCGAGCTCGCATATCGGCTACTGCAGCCAGACGCCGTGGCTGATCAATGACACCGTGCGGAATAATATTGTTGGATCGGGTCCGTTCGAGGAGCGATGGTATAACGCGGTCATCCGTGCGACGGCGCTGACCAAGGATCTCAGGGGGATGCGGCATGGGGATAGCACGGTTGTTGCGTACGAGGGGGGCAGTTTGAGCGGGggccagaagaagagagtcGCTCTTGCGAGGGCAATTTACTGTAGAGCGCCGATTGTCATACTGGATGACCCGTTTAACGGCCTGGATGGCGGCACAGAGGCTGCGGTGTTGGAAGCAGTGCTCGGCGGGGAGGGCCTGTTGCGCAAAGGCAACACCCTGGTGGTGTGGGCTACCAGCACAG CCCAGCAGGTGCGGTTCGCAGACAGAGTCATCTCGCTTACGCAGACCGGAGGGCTCCGCAAGCAGGACTCGTTGGTGAAGAAAGCCCGCGGATCTCAAGtcgcaggcgaagaagagtCGAAAGAGTCCGAGGAGAACATCAGGGCCTCTGTTTGGCGAGGACTGTCCACGCGCGAGATTTTTCAAGAGCCTTTACTAGGCACTTTGCCGGAGGAACCAGCGTCTGCGCAGGCTATCCACGCGACGGCCGGTATATACAGATACTACGTCAAGTTCTCTGGCAGGCTGAGATTCTGTGTCTTCTTGCTACTCTGCGCGATCTTCGTCTTTGGCATCACATTTACTC AATATTGGGTCGCCCGCTGGGCCGAAAGCAGTGTGCGCGACCCAAACAGCCCTCAGGACCGCTACATTGGCGTCTATTTCGCccttggtgctgttgctctGGTAGCCTGGACAGCCGCAGCAGC CTTCTTCGTGATTTGCATCACCCAACGTTCCGCAGACCGCTGCCACGAACTCATCCTCGACACCGTCCTCGCAGCCCCAATGTCCTTCTTCGACTCGACGGCCGCAGGCGAGACCATCAACCGCTTCAGCCAGGACATGCAGCTGATCGACACAGAGCTGCCCTACGACATCCTCGGCACAGTCACGCAGGCAATGGTCGTGGTCGGACTCGGTGGAATCATCATCTACGGCTCGCCGTGGTCTGGTCTTGCGATTCCCGCCGTCGCCATCGCAGTCTACTACGTGCAACTAGTCTATCTGCCAACCTCGCGACAGCTCCGCGTGTTGGAGATCGAGACCAAGGCACCGCTATTCTCGCACTTCCTGGAGACGCTCAACGGGCTGGCTACGATTCGGGCCTTTGGATGGACCGCGGACTATGCGCGGCAGAACATCGAGACGATTAAGGCCAGCCAGAAGCCATTCTACCTGCTCTTCTCGGCGCAGAACTGGCTGAATCTTGTGCTCGATTTGATCACGGCGGGGTTGGCCGTGGTTATTATGTGTGTGGGGGTTGCTACCAGATCGCCTACGAACTCGACCCTCGGGCTGGCCTTGCTGAGTGCGTCAAATGTCGGCCTGGCCGCGAAGAGGTTGGTTTCCTACTGGACCAAGATGGAGACCAGTATGGCTGCTGTCGAACGCGTGAGGGCCTTTACGGGGGAGACGCCCTCGGAACTGCCTTCGAAGCAGGACACCACTGTTGGCAGCGCTGATGACAAGGCATGGCATGGGGAGGGGAGTATCACATTCTCCAAAGTGTCTGCCAAGTACAT ACCGACCTCGCCGCTCGTCCTCAGCAGCGTTTCCTTCACCATCCAACCAGGACAACGAGTCGCAGTCTGCGGCAGGACCGGAAG CGGCAAGAGCACACTCCTCGGCGCACTGCTGCGCCTGATAAACCTACACAGTGGCAGCATCCTAGTAGACGGAGTGGACATCTCCACGATGGACCCCAACCGCGTTCGATCACGCTTCATCACGTTGCCACAGGAGCCGGTGCTTGTTAACGGGACAGTGCGACATAACATGCAGCTGTACGTGCCGGATTGCGAAGACTCGGCTATGATCGCTGCCCTGCAGGCTTTCGGGCTCTGGGAGACCATTCAAGCCCAGGGTGGTCTTGATGTCCCATTAGCAGAGGGTCATTTGTCGCACGGCCAGCGGCAGCTGTTCTGCTTCGCCAGGTCAACATTGCAAGCCGGGAACACGGTTGTCCTTGATGAGCCTTCGAGTCAGATTGACAGGGGGACTGAGGAGATGATGGATCGGGCGATTCGCGAGAGATTCCGTGGGCATACGGTGCTGTGTATAGCACACAAGCTGAGTACGATTCTGAGCCTTGATACGGTGATTGTTATGGACTCTGGGTGCGTAGCAGAGACTGGCAATCCGAGAGAGCTGTTGCAGGACCGCAGCTCGTTGTTTTCGAAGCTCATGCAGAGTCGGCCAGATCAGCATTCGCCGAGTAGATAG